In one window of Burkholderia cenocepacia DNA:
- a CDS encoding DUF1501 domain-containing protein — MNRRDFLTLTGAAAAAGVSMWQAPAMAAAATQAGRKAAVGYANVLILVELKGGNDGLNTVVPYADPLYYQFRRSIGIKREQVLQLDAQTGLHPSLAPLMPLWRDGQVAIVQGVGYPQPNLSHFRSIEIWDTASRSDQYLHEGWLTRTFAQAPVPPGFAADGVVLGSAEMGPLSNGARAIALVNPAQFIRAARLAEPSSLREQNPALAHIVDVENDIVKAADRLRPRGGMREFRTAFPAGAFGTSVKTAMQVLAACEASGPGAQDGVAVLRLTLNGFDTHQNQPGQQAALLKQFAEGMSAMRAALIELGRWNETLVMTYAEFGRRVRENQSNGTDHGTAAPHFVMGGRVAGGLYGAPPALGRLDGNGNLPVAVDFRQLYATVLGSWWGLDATRVLQQRFDTLPLLKA, encoded by the coding sequence ATGAACCGACGTGATTTTCTGACGCTGACGGGCGCCGCGGCGGCGGCCGGCGTGTCGATGTGGCAAGCGCCCGCGATGGCGGCCGCCGCGACGCAGGCGGGGCGCAAGGCCGCGGTCGGGTATGCGAACGTGCTGATCCTCGTCGAGCTGAAGGGCGGCAACGACGGCCTCAACACGGTGGTGCCGTATGCCGACCCGCTGTACTACCAATTCCGGCGCAGCATCGGCATCAAGCGCGAGCAGGTGCTGCAGCTCGACGCGCAGACGGGGCTGCACCCGTCGCTCGCGCCGCTGATGCCGCTGTGGCGCGACGGACAGGTCGCGATCGTGCAGGGTGTCGGCTATCCGCAGCCGAACCTGTCGCATTTCCGTTCGATCGAGATCTGGGACACCGCGTCGCGCTCGGATCAGTACCTGCACGAAGGCTGGCTCACGCGCACGTTCGCGCAGGCGCCCGTGCCGCCCGGTTTCGCCGCGGACGGCGTCGTGCTCGGCAGCGCCGAGATGGGGCCGCTGTCGAACGGCGCGCGCGCGATCGCACTCGTCAATCCCGCGCAGTTCATCCGCGCGGCCCGGCTCGCCGAGCCGTCGTCGCTGCGCGAGCAGAACCCGGCGCTCGCGCACATCGTCGACGTCGAGAACGACATCGTGAAGGCAGCCGACCGGCTGCGCCCGCGCGGCGGGATGCGGGAATTCAGGACGGCCTTTCCGGCCGGCGCGTTCGGCACGTCGGTCAAGACCGCGATGCAGGTGCTGGCCGCGTGCGAAGCGTCCGGGCCCGGCGCGCAGGATGGGGTCGCGGTGCTGCGCCTGACGCTCAACGGTTTCGACACGCACCAGAACCAGCCGGGGCAGCAGGCCGCGCTGCTCAAGCAGTTCGCGGAAGGGATGAGCGCGATGCGCGCGGCGTTGATCGAACTCGGGCGCTGGAACGAGACGCTCGTGATGACGTATGCGGAATTCGGGCGGCGCGTGCGCGAGAACCAGAGCAACGGCACCGATCACGGCACGGCCGCGCCGCATTTCGTGATGGGCGGCCGCGTGGCAGGCGGACTGTACGGCGCGCCGCCGGCGCTCGGGCGGCTCGACGGCAACGGCAACCTGCCGGTCGCGGTCGATTTCCGCCAGCTTTACGCGACCGTGCTCGGGTCCTGGTGGGGGCTCGATGCGACGCGTGTGCTGCAGCAGCGTTTCGACACGCTGCCGCTGCTGAAGGCGTGA